A genomic region of Streptomyces sp. NBC_00247 contains the following coding sequences:
- the serA gene encoding phosphoglycerate dehydrogenase has protein sequence MSSKPVVLIAEELSPATVDALGPDFEIRHCNGADRAELLPAIADVDAILVRSATKVDAEAIAAAKKLRVVARAGVGLDNVDVSAATKAGVMVVNAPTSNIVTAAELACGLLVATARHIPQANTALKNGEWKRSKYTGVELSEKTLGVVGLGRIGVLVAQRMSAFGMKIVAYDPYVQPARAAQMGVKLLSLDELLEVSDFITVHLPKTPETLGLIGDEALHKVKPSVRIVNAARGGIVDEEALYSALKEGRVAGAGLDVYTKEPCTDSPLFQFDQVVCTPHLGASTDEAQEKAGIAVARSVRLALAGELVPDAVNVQGGVIAEDVRPGLPLAEKLGRIFTALAGEVAARLDVEVYGEITQHDVKVLELSALKGVFEDVVDETVSYVNAPLFAQERGVEVRLTTSSESAEHRNVVTVRGTLSGGEEVSVSGTLAGPKHLQKIVAIGEHDVDLALADHMIVLRYQDRPGVVGTVGRILGEAGLNIAGMQVSRADVGGEAVVVLTVDDTVPQSVLNEISEEIGAAMARSVNLVA, from the coding sequence GTGAGCTCGAAACCTGTCGTACTCATCGCCGAAGAGCTGTCGCCCGCCACGGTCGACGCCCTGGGACCGGACTTCGAGATCCGGCACTGCAACGGCGCCGACCGCGCCGAACTGCTCCCGGCCATCGCCGATGTCGACGCGATCCTGGTGCGTTCCGCCACGAAGGTCGACGCCGAGGCCATCGCCGCGGCGAAGAAGCTCCGGGTCGTCGCCCGTGCGGGTGTCGGTCTGGACAACGTCGACGTCTCCGCCGCCACCAAGGCCGGTGTGATGGTCGTGAACGCACCGACCTCCAACATCGTCACGGCCGCCGAGCTCGCCTGTGGTCTGCTGGTCGCCACCGCCCGCCACATCCCGCAGGCCAACACCGCCCTGAAGAACGGCGAGTGGAAGCGCTCGAAGTACACGGGTGTCGAGCTGAGCGAGAAGACCCTCGGTGTCGTGGGCCTCGGCCGCATCGGCGTGCTGGTCGCCCAGCGCATGTCCGCCTTCGGCATGAAGATCGTGGCGTACGACCCCTACGTGCAGCCGGCCCGCGCCGCGCAGATGGGCGTCAAGCTCCTCAGCCTGGACGAGCTGCTGGAGGTCTCCGACTTCATCACCGTCCACCTGCCCAAGACGCCGGAGACCCTCGGTCTCATCGGCGACGAGGCGCTGCACAAGGTGAAGCCCTCGGTGCGCATCGTCAACGCCGCCCGCGGCGGCATCGTGGACGAAGAGGCGCTCTACTCCGCCCTCAAGGAAGGGCGCGTCGCCGGAGCCGGCCTCGACGTCTACACCAAGGAGCCCTGCACGGACTCCCCGCTCTTCCAGTTCGACCAGGTCGTCTGCACCCCGCACCTCGGCGCCTCCACGGACGAGGCCCAGGAGAAGGCCGGTATCGCCGTCGCCCGCTCGGTGCGCCTCGCGCTCGCCGGCGAGCTGGTACCGGACGCCGTCAACGTCCAGGGCGGAGTCATCGCCGAGGACGTACGCCCGGGCCTGCCGCTCGCCGAGAAGCTCGGCCGCATCTTCACCGCCCTCGCGGGCGAGGTCGCGGCCCGTCTCGACGTCGAGGTGTACGGCGAGATCACCCAGCACGACGTGAAGGTGCTCGAACTCTCCGCGCTCAAGGGCGTCTTCGAGGACGTCGTGGACGAGACCGTCAGCTACGTCAACGCCCCGCTCTTCGCGCAGGAGCGCGGTGTCGAGGTCCGCCTCACCACCAGCTCCGAGTCGGCCGAGCACCGCAACGTCGTCACCGTGCGCGGCACCCTCTCGGGCGGCGAGGAGGTCTCGGTCTCCGGCACGCTGGCCGGCCCCAAGCACCTCCAGAAGATCGTCGCCATCGGCGAGCACGACGTGGACCTGGCGCTGGCCGACCACATGATCGTCCTGCGCTACCAGGACCGTCCCGGTGTCGTCGGCACCGTCGGCCGCATCCTCGGCGAGGCCGGTCTGAACATCGCGGGCATGCAGGTTTCGCGCGCGGACGTGGGCGGCGAGGCGGTCGTCGTCCTCACCGTCGACGACACCGTCCCGCAGTCGGTGCTGAACGAGATCTCCGAGGAGATCGGGGCCGCCATGGCCCGCTCGGTGAACCTCGTCGCCTGA
- the ilvC gene encoding ketol-acid reductoisomerase, whose translation MAELFYDADADLSIIQGRKVAVIGYGSQGHAHALSLRDSGVDVRVGLHEGSKSKAKAEEQGLRVVTPAEAAAEADVIMILVPDPIQAQVYEESIKDNLKDGDALFFGHGLNIRFDFIKPPANVDVCMVAPKGPGHLVRRQYEEGRGVPCIVAVEQDPSGKGLELALSYAKGIGGTRAGVIKTTFKEETETDLFGEQAVLCGGTAALVKAGFETLTEAGYQPEIAYFECLHELKLIVDLMYEGGLEKMRWSISETAEWGDYVTGPRIITDATKAEMKKVLAEIQDGTFAKNWMAEYHNGLPKYNEYKKADGDHLLETTGRELRKLMSWVNDEA comes from the coding sequence GTGGCCGAGCTGTTCTACGACGCCGACGCAGACCTGTCCATCATCCAGGGCCGCAAGGTCGCGGTCATCGGCTACGGCAGCCAGGGCCACGCCCACGCGCTGTCGCTGCGCGACTCCGGCGTCGACGTGCGCGTCGGTCTGCACGAGGGCTCCAAGTCCAAGGCCAAGGCCGAGGAGCAGGGCCTGCGCGTGGTCACCCCGGCCGAGGCCGCGGCCGAGGCCGACGTCATCATGATCCTCGTGCCGGACCCGATCCAGGCCCAGGTCTACGAGGAGTCCATCAAGGACAACCTCAAGGATGGCGACGCGCTGTTCTTCGGCCACGGCCTGAACATCCGCTTCGACTTCATCAAGCCGCCGGCCAACGTCGACGTCTGCATGGTCGCCCCCAAGGGCCCGGGTCACCTGGTCCGCCGCCAGTACGAAGAGGGCCGCGGCGTTCCCTGCATCGTGGCCGTCGAGCAGGACCCGTCGGGCAAGGGCCTGGAGCTGGCCCTCTCCTACGCGAAGGGCATCGGCGGCACCCGCGCCGGCGTCATCAAGACGACCTTCAAGGAAGAGACCGAGACCGACCTCTTCGGCGAGCAGGCCGTCCTCTGCGGTGGCACCGCCGCCCTGGTCAAGGCCGGTTTCGAGACCCTGACCGAGGCCGGCTACCAGCCGGAGATCGCGTACTTCGAGTGCCTCCACGAGCTGAAGCTCATCGTGGACCTCATGTACGAGGGCGGCCTGGAGAAGATGCGCTGGTCCATCTCGGAGACCGCCGAGTGGGGCGACTACGTCACCGGCCCGCGCATCATCACGGACGCCACCAAGGCCGAGATGAAGAAGGTCCTCGCCGAGATCCAGGACGGCACCTTCGCCAAGAACTGGATGGCCGAGTACCACAACGGTCTGCCCAAGTACAACGAGTACAAGAAGGCCGACGGCGACCACCTGCTGGAGACCACCGGCCGCGAGCTCCGCAAGCTCATGAGCTGGGTGAACGACGAGGCGTAA
- the ilvN gene encoding acetolactate synthase small subunit yields the protein MSTKHTLSVLVENKPGVLARITALFSRRGFNIDSLAVGTTEHPDISRITIVVNVEDLPLEQVTKQLNKLVNVLKIVELEPGAAIQRELVLVKVRADNETRSQIVEIVQLFRAKTVDVSPEAVTIEATGGAEKLTAMLKMLEQYGIKELVQSGTIAIGRGARSITDRSLRALDRTA from the coding sequence ATGTCCACCAAGCACACGCTCTCGGTTCTCGTCGAGAACAAGCCCGGTGTCCTCGCCCGGATCACCGCCCTCTTCTCCCGGCGCGGGTTCAACATCGACTCGCTCGCCGTCGGGACCACCGAACACCCCGACATCTCCCGCATCACCATCGTGGTCAATGTCGAGGACCTGCCCCTGGAGCAGGTGACCAAGCAGCTCAACAAGCTGGTCAACGTCCTGAAGATCGTCGAACTGGAGCCCGGCGCTGCGATCCAGCGCGAGCTCGTCCTGGTGAAGGTCCGTGCGGACAACGAAACCCGCTCGCAGATCGTCGAGATCGTCCAGCTGTTCCGCGCCAAGACCGTCGACGTCTCCCCGGAGGCGGTCACGATCGAGGCGACCGGAGGTGCCGAGAAGCTGACCGCGATGCTCAAGATGCTGGAGCAGTACGGCATCAAGGAGCTCGTCCAGTCGGGCACCATCGCCATAGGGCGCGGCGCGCGCTCGATCACCGACCGATCCCTGCGCGCACTCGACCGCACCGCATGA
- a CDS encoding acetolactate synthase large subunit, which yields MPMTEQATGAHHPQSRSRNGGQPSAIVEHVTGAQSLIRSLEEVGADTVFGLPGGCILPAYDPLMDSTRVRHVLVRHEQGAGHAASGYALATGKVGVCMATSGPGATNLVTPIADAHMDSVPIVAITGQVVTASIGTDAFQEADICGITMPITKHNFLVTNADDIPHTIAEAFHIASSGRPGPVLVDIAKDALQAQTTFSWPPVQDLPGYRPVTKPHAKQIREAARLITQAKRPVLYVGGGVMKAGATAELRVLAELTGAPVTTTLMALGSFPDSHPLHVGMPGMHGSVTAVTALQKADLIVALGARFDDRVTGKLDSFAPYAKIVHADIDPAEIGKNRLADVPIVGDAREVIADLIQAVQAEHTEGNTGDYSAWWKDLNRWRETYPLGYDMPEDGSLSPQQVIQRIGELAPEGTIFAAGVGQHQMWASHFIQYEQPATWLNSGGAGTMGYAVPAAMGAKVGRPDAPVWAIDGDGCFQMTNQELTTCALNNIPIKVAIINNGVLGMVRQWQTLFYNQRYSNTVLSGGADTDGVPQRGTRVPDFVKLSEAMGCYAIRCEDPADLDKVIEEANAINDRPVVIDFIVHEDAMVWPMVAAGTSNDEVMAARGVRPDFGDNEDD from the coding sequence ATGCCGATGACCGAGCAGGCCACCGGGGCCCACCACCCCCAGTCGCGGTCCCGTAACGGTGGACAGCCGTCCGCCATCGTTGAGCACGTCACGGGCGCGCAGTCCCTCATCCGTTCTCTCGAAGAAGTCGGCGCCGACACGGTATTCGGCCTTCCCGGCGGCTGCATTCTCCCCGCCTACGACCCGCTGATGGACTCCACCCGGGTCCGCCACGTCCTGGTGCGGCACGAGCAGGGTGCGGGCCACGCCGCCTCGGGGTACGCCCTCGCCACCGGCAAGGTCGGCGTGTGCATGGCGACTTCGGGCCCCGGCGCCACCAACCTGGTGACCCCGATCGCCGACGCGCACATGGACTCCGTGCCGATCGTCGCGATCACCGGGCAGGTCGTCACCGCGTCCATCGGCACGGACGCCTTCCAGGAAGCCGACATCTGCGGCATCACCATGCCGATCACCAAGCACAACTTCCTGGTGACCAACGCCGACGACATCCCGCACACCATCGCCGAGGCGTTCCACATCGCCTCCAGCGGCCGTCCGGGCCCGGTCCTCGTCGACATCGCCAAGGACGCTCTCCAGGCGCAGACCACCTTCAGCTGGCCGCCCGTCCAGGACCTCCCGGGCTACCGCCCGGTCACCAAGCCCCACGCCAAGCAGATCCGCGAGGCCGCCCGTCTCATCACCCAGGCCAAGCGCCCGGTGCTGTACGTCGGCGGCGGCGTGATGAAGGCCGGTGCCACGGCGGAGCTGAGGGTCCTCGCCGAGCTCACCGGAGCCCCGGTCACCACCACCCTGATGGCGCTGGGCTCCTTCCCCGACAGCCACCCGCTGCACGTGGGCATGCCCGGCATGCACGGTTCGGTCACCGCCGTCACCGCGCTGCAGAAGGCCGACCTGATCGTCGCCCTCGGCGCCCGCTTCGACGACCGCGTCACCGGCAAGCTGGACAGCTTCGCCCCCTACGCCAAGATCGTGCACGCCGACATCGACCCGGCCGAGATCGGCAAGAACCGCCTCGCCGACGTGCCGATCGTGGGCGACGCCCGCGAGGTCATCGCCGATCTGATCCAGGCGGTCCAGGCGGAGCACACCGAGGGCAACACGGGCGACTACAGCGCCTGGTGGAAGGACCTCAACCGCTGGCGCGAGACCTACCCCCTCGGCTACGACATGCCCGAGGACGGCAGCCTCTCCCCGCAGCAGGTCATCCAGCGCATCGGTGAACTCGCCCCCGAGGGAACGATCTTCGCCGCGGGCGTCGGCCAGCACCAGATGTGGGCCTCGCACTTCATCCAGTACGAGCAGCCCGCCACCTGGCTCAACAGCGGCGGCGCCGGGACCATGGGCTACGCGGTCCCGGCCGCGATGGGCGCCAAGGTCGGCCGGCCGGACGCTCCCGTCTGGGCCATCGACGGCGACGGCTGCTTCCAGATGACCAACCAGGAACTCACCACCTGCGCCCTGAACAACATCCCGATCAAGGTCGCCATCATCAACAACGGCGTCCTCGGGATGGTCCGCCAGTGGCAGACCCTCTTCTACAACCAGCGGTACTCCAACACCGTGCTGAGCGGCGGGGCGGACACCGACGGCGTCCCGCAGCGGGGCACCCGGGTGCCGGACTTCGTCAAGCTGTCCGAGGCGATGGGCTGCTACGCCATCCGCTGCGAGGACCCCGCCGACCTGGACAAGGTCATCGAAGAGGCCAACGCCATCAACGACCGCCCGGTCGTCATCGACTTCATCGTCCACGAGGACGCCATGGTGTGGCCGATGGTCGCCGCCGGCACCTCCAACGACGAGGTCATGGCCGCCCGCGGTGTCCGCCCCGACTTCGGCGACAACGAAGACGACTGA
- a CDS encoding putative bifunctional diguanylate cyclase/phosphodiesterase, whose translation MSALDASLSRRTAASARARVLPQVLLALVCAGYAVGAAVGWGSTRLALFMGDFGLSLAALIASVSCFLYAGAAGRPARAAWLLFSFSSAMAACGNAVWGWYEVVLDGHVPPLSAADFFFLCFAPPAIIGLLVLAKRPVNRAGWFCLVLDSWLIGGSLLTLSWSLALAHTTDVVGEGESVARAALSLAYPLLDIVLVSMVLALHFRQNNANRSAVNTAIAGLALTVVSDALFTSPLLRSTYHSGQLLDAGWFAGSLLLAYAPWGVRHTAGHPECAERPGRAARATSRPIAGSLAALTPYLAAAVCTLGILYNVVEGRRVDAVVVFTGCAVVLALVLRQAIMLLDNLTLTQELAQQENHFRSLVQGSSDVIMIADAHGKLRYVSPAAAGVYGCPAEDLLEAELISIIHPDDRGRVVHQVRRFLAAHPVEEPTTRIECRFRSGAGDWLNVESTVNRHHGGLLLNSRDVTERVRLQAQLQHNAEHDPLTDLPNRALFTTRVRQALGGRRAGDLGTAVLFIDLDGFKAVNDTIGHQAGDELLVQAAQRLADSVRAGDTAARLGGDEFAALILGDGTRDQAAREYQVHEIADRLRLTLSQPYLIGPGEVRVAASIGVAFTEPGITPTDLMRNADLAMYRAKAAGKDRVELYAPQMQADVVRRSELAVRLRTALRDGEFALLHQPVVHLATGTVAAVAAQARWRSAQGILFTPAEFLRAADDGDRTAELGRWLLEEAVQQAAERTRAGYPVSVSVRLSAGRLLDNALPFGSVEALLTRHGLPSGALMIEVGDSDPRISFDELERRLVALRRLGVRIALDGFGSGYAAINALRRLPVDVLKLDRGLVEGVVESARLHKITSGLLRIACDLGMQSVADGVDVPEQVLALRAMGCTHGQGMAFSGPLDEYRLRHALRRGHFPVPGVPAAQPVLAGGSPPRLGGSHDETSVPPA comes from the coding sequence GTGAGCGCCCTGGACGCATCGCTCTCCCGCCGGACGGCCGCGTCCGCCCGCGCGAGGGTGCTGCCCCAGGTCCTGCTCGCCCTCGTCTGCGCGGGGTACGCCGTCGGCGCCGCCGTCGGCTGGGGATCGACCCGACTGGCGCTCTTCATGGGCGACTTCGGCCTCAGCCTGGCGGCCCTCATCGCCTCCGTCTCCTGCTTCCTGTACGCGGGCGCGGCAGGCCGGCCCGCCCGGGCCGCCTGGCTGCTCTTCTCGTTCTCCTCCGCGATGGCCGCCTGCGGCAACGCCGTCTGGGGCTGGTACGAAGTCGTCCTCGACGGGCACGTACCCCCGCTCTCCGCCGCCGACTTCTTCTTCCTCTGCTTCGCGCCGCCCGCGATCATCGGACTCCTGGTGCTCGCCAAGCGCCCCGTCAACCGGGCCGGCTGGTTCTGTCTGGTGCTCGACAGCTGGCTGATCGGCGGATCGCTGCTCACCCTCTCCTGGAGCCTCGCCCTCGCCCACACCACCGACGTCGTCGGCGAGGGGGAGAGCGTCGCCCGCGCCGCACTCTCGCTGGCCTACCCGCTGCTCGACATCGTGCTCGTCTCGATGGTCCTGGCCCTGCACTTCCGGCAGAACAACGCCAACCGCTCGGCGGTCAACACCGCCATCGCCGGACTCGCCCTGACCGTCGTCAGTGACGCCCTGTTCACCTCGCCGCTGCTCCGCTCGACCTACCACTCGGGCCAGCTCCTGGACGCGGGCTGGTTCGCCGGCTCGCTCCTGCTCGCGTACGCGCCCTGGGGCGTACGGCACACGGCCGGGCACCCCGAGTGCGCCGAACGCCCCGGCCGGGCGGCGCGCGCCACCAGTCGCCCGATCGCCGGATCGCTCGCCGCGCTCACGCCCTACCTCGCCGCCGCCGTCTGCACCCTCGGCATCCTCTACAACGTGGTCGAGGGACGCAGGGTCGACGCCGTGGTGGTCTTCACCGGCTGCGCGGTCGTGCTGGCCCTCGTGCTGCGCCAGGCGATCATGCTGCTGGACAACCTCACCCTCACCCAGGAACTCGCCCAGCAGGAGAACCACTTCCGCTCCCTGGTCCAGGGCTCCAGCGACGTCATCATGATCGCCGACGCCCACGGCAAACTCCGCTACGTCAGTCCGGCGGCGGCCGGGGTCTACGGCTGCCCGGCGGAAGACCTGCTCGAAGCCGAACTCATCTCGATCATCCACCCCGACGACCGCGGCAGAGTCGTCCACCAGGTGCGGCGCTTCCTCGCCGCCCACCCCGTCGAGGAGCCCACCACCCGGATCGAGTGCCGCTTCCGTTCGGGCGCCGGGGACTGGCTCAACGTCGAGTCCACCGTCAACCGCCACCACGGCGGCCTCCTCCTCAACAGCCGCGACGTCACGGAACGCGTCCGCCTCCAGGCCCAGTTGCAGCACAACGCCGAACACGACCCGCTCACCGACCTGCCCAACCGGGCGCTCTTCACCACCCGGGTACGCCAGGCCCTCGGCGGAAGGCGGGCGGGCGACCTCGGCACCGCCGTGCTCTTCATCGACCTCGACGGCTTCAAAGCCGTCAACGACACCATCGGGCACCAGGCGGGCGACGAACTCCTCGTCCAGGCCGCCCAGCGGCTCGCCGACTCCGTCCGGGCCGGGGACACCGCCGCCCGCCTCGGCGGCGACGAGTTCGCCGCACTGATCCTCGGCGACGGCACCCGCGACCAGGCCGCCCGGGAGTACCAGGTCCACGAGATCGCGGACCGGCTCCGCCTCACCCTCTCCCAGCCGTACCTCATCGGCCCCGGCGAGGTACGGGTGGCGGCCTCCATCGGTGTCGCCTTCACCGAGCCCGGGATCACCCCCACCGACCTGATGCGCAACGCCGACCTCGCGATGTACCGGGCCAAGGCCGCGGGCAAGGACCGGGTCGAGCTGTACGCCCCCCAGATGCAGGCCGACGTGGTGCGCCGCTCCGAGCTCGCGGTCCGGCTGCGCACCGCCCTGCGCGACGGCGAGTTCGCCCTGCTCCACCAGCCCGTGGTGCACCTCGCCACCGGCACCGTCGCCGCGGTGGCCGCCCAGGCGCGCTGGCGTTCCGCCCAGGGCATCCTCTTCACCCCCGCCGAGTTCCTGCGTGCCGCCGACGACGGCGACCGCACCGCCGAGCTCGGCCGCTGGCTCCTGGAGGAAGCCGTCCAGCAGGCCGCCGAGCGCACCAGGGCCGGGTACCCGGTCTCCGTGTCCGTACGGCTCTCCGCCGGGCGGCTGCTGGACAACGCCCTGCCTTTCGGCTCGGTCGAGGCGCTGCTGACCCGGCACGGCCTGCCCTCCGGCGCCCTGATGATCGAAGTGGGCGACAGTGACCCCCGGATCTCCTTCGACGAACTCGAACGCCGTCTCGTGGCGCTGCGCCGCCTCGGTGTGCGCATCGCGCTCGACGGCTTCGGCAGCGGGTACGCCGCCATCAACGCCCTGCGCCGCCTCCCCGTCGACGTACTCAAACTCGACCGGGGTCTCGTCGAGGGCGTGGTGGAGTCGGCGCGCCTGCACAAGATCACCAGCGGGCTGCTGCGGATCGCCTGCGACCTCGGGATGCAGTCGGTGGCGGACGGCGTGGACGTCCCGGAGCAGGTGCTCGCGCTGCGGGCCATGGGGTGCACCCACGGCCAGGGGATGGCCTTCTCGGGGCCGCTGGACGAGTACCGCCTGCGCCACGCGCTGCGGCGCGGGCACTTCCCCGTACCCGGCGTACCAGCAGCTCAGCCGGTTCTCGCGGGGGGGTCGCCGCCCCGGCTGGGCGGCTCACATGATGAGACGTCCGTCCCACCCGCTTGA
- a CDS encoding 2-hydroxyacid dehydrogenase, which yields MTSTTRADVWLPLPADSMTGLPEGLDYHFWDGGDEFPADPAQCAFYVVPYMKGAEASVRPIPLMRSVRVVQTLSAGTDHVEPALAGLPAGVRLCNAKGVHEASTAELALTLILASLRDVPGFVRGQDAEDWRSGFYPALADKSVLIVGYGSIGAAVEDRLAPFECARITRVARTPRTTARGPVHALDRLPALLPQADVVILSTPLNPSTRGLVDAAFLAAMPDGALLVNVARGPVVDTKALLVELESGRLRAALDVTDPEPLPAGHPLWHAPHVLISPHVGGSTSAFLPRAKRLIAGQLTRFAAGEPVLNVVRTTG from the coding sequence ATGACTTCCACGACCCGCGCCGACGTGTGGCTTCCCCTCCCCGCCGATTCGATGACCGGGCTCCCCGAGGGCCTCGACTACCACTTCTGGGACGGCGGGGACGAGTTCCCGGCCGACCCGGCGCAGTGCGCCTTCTACGTGGTGCCGTACATGAAGGGAGCCGAAGCCTCCGTCCGTCCGATTCCCCTGATGCGCTCGGTACGGGTCGTGCAGACCCTTTCGGCCGGCACCGACCACGTGGAGCCCGCCCTCGCGGGGCTCCCCGCCGGTGTGCGCCTCTGCAACGCCAAGGGCGTGCACGAGGCTTCCACCGCCGAACTCGCGCTCACGCTGATACTCGCCTCGCTCCGGGACGTCCCGGGCTTCGTGCGGGGCCAGGACGCCGAGGATTGGCGGTCCGGCTTCTACCCGGCGCTCGCCGACAAGTCCGTGCTCATCGTGGGCTACGGCTCGATCGGTGCGGCCGTCGAGGACCGGCTCGCGCCCTTCGAGTGCGCGCGGATCACGCGCGTCGCGCGCACCCCCCGTACCACCGCGCGCGGGCCCGTGCACGCCCTCGACCGACTGCCCGCGCTGCTCCCGCAGGCCGACGTGGTGATCCTGTCCACCCCGCTGAACCCGTCCACACGAGGGCTGGTGGACGCCGCGTTCCTCGCCGCGATGCCGGACGGCGCACTGCTGGTGAACGTCGCCCGGGGCCCGGTCGTCGACACCAAGGCGCTGCTGGTCGAACTGGAGTCGGGGCGCCTGCGGGCCGCTCTCGACGTCACCGACCCGGAACCGCTGCCGGCGGGCCATCCGCTCTGGCACGCTCCCCACGTCCTGATCAGTCCGCACGTGGGCGGCAGCACCTCCGCGTTCCTGCCGCGCGCCAAGCGGCTGATCGCCGGCCAGTTGACCCGCTTCGCCGCCGGGGAGCCCGTTCTCAACGTCGTGCGCACCACCGGCTGA
- a CDS encoding aldo/keto reductase: MGAVGLGCMTMSWGYSASQRLGERSVRTVHAALDSGVRLLDTADMYGPFTNELLVGRALRGRRDDAFISTKCGLLVGDQHIVANGRAGYVRRACDASLRRLQTDVIDLYQLHRADPEVPVEETWGAMAELVTAGKVRALGLCAVGALVPRRSRAGLHDATIRQLERVQQVFPVSAVEAELSVWSPEALVSLLPWCTARGVGLLAAMPLGSGYLTGTLKPGQGFEPDDPRARHPRFTAEMMASNQPVVAGLRRVAQRHGATPAQVALAWVLRQGPHVVPVPGAKREEWAVENAGAAALALTDRDLAEIAALPRALGSWD; this comes from the coding sequence GTGGGCGCGGTGGGGCTGGGCTGCATGACGATGAGTTGGGGCTACAGCGCGTCACAACGGCTCGGCGAACGCTCGGTGCGTACGGTGCACGCGGCCCTGGACTCGGGGGTCCGGCTGCTCGACACGGCGGACATGTACGGCCCGTTCACCAACGAGCTGTTGGTCGGCCGGGCGTTGAGGGGCCGCCGGGACGACGCCTTCATCTCCACCAAGTGCGGTCTGCTGGTGGGGGATCAGCACATCGTCGCCAACGGCCGCGCGGGGTACGTGCGCAGGGCCTGCGACGCCTCGCTGAGGCGGTTGCAGACCGATGTGATCGACCTGTACCAGCTGCACCGCGCCGATCCGGAGGTGCCGGTGGAGGAGACCTGGGGCGCGATGGCGGAGCTGGTGACGGCCGGGAAGGTGCGGGCGCTGGGGCTCTGCGCCGTGGGTGCGCTGGTCCCGCGGCGGTCCCGGGCGGGGCTGCACGACGCGACGATCCGGCAGTTGGAGCGGGTGCAGCAGGTCTTCCCGGTCAGCGCGGTCGAGGCGGAGCTGTCGGTGTGGTCCCCGGAGGCACTGGTGTCCCTGCTGCCCTGGTGCACCGCGCGCGGGGTGGGGCTGCTGGCCGCGATGCCGCTCGGCAGCGGTTACCTCACGGGCACCCTGAAGCCGGGGCAGGGCTTCGAACCGGACGACCCCCGGGCCCGGCACCCGCGGTTCACCGCCGAGATGATGGCCTCGAACCAGCCGGTGGTGGCCGGGCTGCGCCGGGTCGCGCAGCGGCACGGGGCCACGCCCGCGCAGGTGGCGCTGGCGTGGGTGCTGCGGCAGGGCCCGCACGTGGTGCCGGTGCCGGGCGCGAAGCGGGAGGAGTGGGCGGTGGAGAACGCCGGGGCCGCCGCACTGGCACTCACCGACCGCGATCTGGCCGAGATCGCCGCGCTCCCGCGGGCCCTCGGGTCGTGGGACTGA
- a CDS encoding PQQ-dependent sugar dehydrogenase, with protein sequence MALLAAAALALTAGCSSSADPGGPEIPGATGPDGAASPSASPSPTVSLPPAEGSAKVVSTLTTGLASPWGLAVLPGGDLLVSSRDEGTVTRVDAETGKKTLLGSVPGVSPAGEGGLLGLAVSATYGADHQVYAYFTTESDNRIARMVYDERRPAGEQLGAPDTILRGIPKGAVHNGGRIAFGPDRMLYAGTGETGDDGLAQDEDSLAGKILRMTPDGEPVHGNPEADSVVYSPGHRNVQGLAWDGEKRLWASEFGQDTWDELNLIEPGGDYGWPDVEGIAPKGAGGDFVDPVAQWKTAEASPSGIAYAKGSIWMAGLRGERLWRIPLTGSAKEPLAEPQAFWEGTYGRLRTVVAAGGDKLWVVTGNTDGRGEPEPGDDRILLVEVR encoded by the coding sequence GTGGCTCTCCTCGCGGCGGCGGCCCTGGCGCTGACGGCCGGCTGTTCGTCGTCGGCGGACCCGGGAGGACCGGAGATCCCCGGTGCGACCGGCCCCGACGGGGCCGCCTCGCCGTCCGCCTCCCCCTCCCCCACGGTCTCGCTGCCGCCGGCCGAGGGGTCGGCGAAGGTCGTCTCCACCCTCACCACCGGCCTGGCCTCCCCCTGGGGGCTCGCGGTGCTGCCGGGCGGCGATCTGCTGGTCTCCTCCCGGGACGAGGGCACGGTGACCCGGGTGGACGCCGAGACCGGGAAGAAGACGCTCCTGGGGTCCGTTCCCGGGGTGTCGCCCGCCGGGGAGGGCGGGCTGCTGGGGCTGGCCGTCTCCGCGACGTACGGCGCCGACCACCAGGTGTACGCGTACTTCACCACCGAGTCCGACAACCGCATCGCCCGGATGGTGTACGACGAACGGCGGCCCGCAGGTGAGCAGTTGGGGGCGCCGGACACGATCCTGCGCGGCATCCCGAAGGGCGCGGTCCACAACGGCGGCCGGATCGCCTTCGGTCCGGACCGGATGCTGTACGCGGGCACCGGCGAGACCGGCGACGACGGGCTGGCCCAGGACGAGGACTCGCTGGCGGGCAAGATCCTGCGGATGACCCCGGACGGGGAGCCGGTGCACGGCAATCCGGAGGCGGACTCGGTCGTCTATTCGCCCGGACACCGCAATGTGCAGGGTCTGGCGTGGGACGGCGAGAAACGGCTGTGGGCCTCGGAGTTCGGCCAGGACACCTGGGACGAGCTGAACCTGATCGAACCGGGCGGCGACTACGGCTGGCCCGACGTGGAGGGCATCGCGCCCAAGGGCGCGGGCGGCGACTTCGTCGACCCGGTCGCCCAGTGGAAGACGGCCGAGGCGTCGCCCAGCGGGATCGCGTACGCGAAGGGCTCGATCTGGATGGCGGGTCTGCGCGGCGAGCGGCTCTGGCGGATTCCGCTGACCGGCTCGGCGAAGGAGCCCCTGGCGGAGCCCCAGGCGTTCTGGGAGGGGACGTACGGCAGGCTGCGGACGGTGGTCGCGGCGGGCGGCGACAAGCTGTGGGTGGTGACGGGCAACACCGACGGACGCGGCGAACCGGAGCCGGGCGACGACCGCATCCTGCTGGTGGAGGTCAGGTAG